CCGGAGACTCAGACCGGGGAGGAAGCCGAGGAGGAGCAGGGACGTCCCTGGTGGCGTGATGCCGGGATCATGGTCCCGGTCTTCTCTGGCGTCGCGTTCTTAACTGGCCTGGTGCTGGAATGGTCGGGGCTGGAGGTCCCGGCGTTGGTGCTGTTCTGGATCGGTCTGCTGTTGGGCGCGTCGACGTTCACCCCGGGCGCGATCCGGAAGCTGTTCAAGGGCAAGCTCAGCATCAGCCTCCTGATGACGATCAGCGCGATCGGCGCGGTCATCCTCGGCTACGTCGAGGAGGCCGCTGCGCTGGCGTTCTTGTACTCGATCGCCGAGGCACTGGAGGACAAGGCGATGGATCGCGCCCGCGGCGGGCTGCGGGCGCTGCTCAAGCTCGTCCCGGAGACCGCCACGATCCGCCAAGGCGGCGCATCGGTCGAGGTCGCGGCCAAGGATCTCGCTGTCCGTCAGTTCATGCTGGTGCGGCCGGGCGAGCGGATCGCGACCGACGGCATCGTCCGGACGGGACGATCCAGCCTGGACACCTCCGCGATCACCGGCGAGTCGATCCCGGTCGAGGTCGAGCCCGGCGACACGGTGTCGGCTGGGGCGATCAACACCGCCGGCGCGCTGGAAGTCGAGACGACCGCTGCGGGCACCGACAACTCGCTGACCACGATCGTCGACCTGGTGGAGAAGGCGCAGGCGGAGAAGGGTGACCGCGCCCGCCTCGCCGACCGCATCGCCCGACCACTCGTGCCCGGTGTGTTGATCCTCGCCGTCCTGGTGGCGGTCATCGGGTCGCTGTTCGGCGACCCGGAGCTGTGGATCACCCGCGCCCTCGTGGTGCTCGTGGCGGCCTCGCCGTGCGCACTGGCGATCTCGGTGCCGCTGACGGTGGTGGCCGCGATCGGGTCGGCGAGCAAGTTCGGCGTGATCATCAAGTCGGGTGCCGTGTTCGAGCGGTTCGGCGTGATCCGCCACGTCGCCGTGGACAAGACTGGCACCCTGACCCGCAACGAGCCCGCCGTCAACGCGGTGCTCACCGCCGACGGAGTGACCGAGGCGCAGGCGCTGGCGTGGGCGGCCGCACTGGAGCAGCACAGCACCCACCCGCTCGCTTCGGCGATCACCGCCGCCGCACCGGGTACGCCTGTGGCCGATGCCGTGACCGAGCAGGCAGGTCACGGCATCGAAGGCACCCTCGACGGCGCGCGAATCACGGTCGGCAGCCCGCGCTGGCTCGACGCCGGGAGTCTCGGCGATCGGGTCGCGGGTCTGGAGGAGCAAGGCATGACGGTCGTGATCGTGCACCGTGACGGCACCGCCGCGGCTGCGATCGGCGTCCGCGACGAGCTGCGCCCCGAGGTCCCCGAGGTGGTCCGCACCCTCGCCGGACAGGGCGTCGAGGTGACGATGCTCACCGGCGACAACGCCCGCACCGCCCGCGCCCTGGCCGCGCAGGCCTGGATCGATGACGTGCGCGCCGAGCTGCGCCCCCAGGACAAGGCCTCAGCGATCGCCGAGCTCGGCGAGAAGAACGGATCGGTCGCGATGATCGGCGACGGCATCAACGACGCCCCGGCCCTCGCGGCTGCGGACATCGGCATCGCGATGGGTGCCACCGGTTCCGATGCCGCGATCGAGTCAGCCGACGTCGCCTTCACCGGCCACGACCTGCGTCTGCTCCCGCGCGCGTTCGACCACGCCCGCCGGGGACGGCACATCATCAACCAGAACATCGTTCTGTCGCTGCTGATCATCACCGTCCTGCTTCCGCTTGCCTTGTTCGGTGTCTTGGGGCTTGCCGCTGTGGTGCTCGTGCATGAGATCGCAGAGGTCGTCGTGATCCTCAACGGCCTGCGTGCCGCCCGGGCCCGGAAGGAGCAGATCTCGTGAAGGTCGAACTGCTCCACATCGTCGACTGCCCGAACACGGCCAGCGCCGAAGCCAACGCGCGCGCAGCACTGGATGTTCTCGGACTCACGGCCGTGCCCATCCAATTGGTCACGATTCACACCGAGGTCGATGCAACGAACGCGCAGTTCGCAGGCTCGCCCACGATCCTCGTCGACGGTGTCGACCTGTTCCCAACGACACCGGTTCGTTCGCTGGCGTGCCGGGTTTATGCCACAGGGAAGGGGTTCGCTGGCGCACCTGGTCAGGAGCAGATCGAAGCGGCGCTGCGCGCGAGACTGGATTGACGGCCAGCGGTGAGTGCCATTAGTTGCTCAATTCGGTATTGAGCTCAACGGGGACATGCGGATAACCCGTAGCCGGATGGGCGCGCCGGCGCACCGGCTGATGATGGAGTGAATGTCGAGCGGGTGGGAGGCGATCGTGGACGCAATCGGCCTTTGGCATCCATATGTGCAGTAACTTGAGTGCTGCTGGTGACGAGTCTCTCCTGGTGAAGCCGACGGCCGAGGCGACCGGCACCGTCGCCAGCGACTTCGCCGTCCTCGCTGACCTTGAGGAGGTGTTCAGGATCGCCAGCGCGCCAGAGAACGTCCAGGCGGGCGAAGGCGACGACGGCGAGGGGTGCGTGGCCGGCTCAGGGCTCTGACGTCTTGACAAGCCCCGCGGCCAGGCAACGGACCTTCTCGGCGAGCTCGTCGCGGACCAGGCGCATTCGTTCCTCGCCCTCGATCCCTCGCGCCGAGGGCTCGTCGATCGTCCATGTCTCGATGGTCCCGGCCATCCCCGGCACGGGCTCGACGACGGCCTCGTCGCCGATGACGACGACGCGGTCCGCAGTCTGCAGCATAGTGGGATCGATCGGCTTCGGGTGCTCGTCGGCCATGCTAGCCCCGACCTCGGCGACAGAGGCAGCGGACAAGGCATTGAGCGCTGTCCCGGGGGAGGTGCCGGCCGAGTGCACCCGGACGGAGTCGCCGGCGACCTGGCGCATGAGTGCGGCGGCCATCTGCGACTTGCCTGCGTTCTTGACGCAGACGAACAGGACGGACGGCTTCTTCTCGATCACGATATCTACCTTTGTTCAATAGTTGGTAAGAACGACGTTGAGCTCGTGGACACGGGCCGCGATGTCATTGCGGCCGCGCAGTCCCTGCATGCCGGCGGCTCGTCATCGTTGAGGTTCCATAGAGCGTCGTTAATGTCCACCACTCATCAACAGGGGCGCGCCAGCCGGGTCAGCACGATGCGGTTGCGGACTCTGGCCCGGTGGCTGCCAGATCGCGCAGGCGTTGCTCCGCTCGGTGCACGGGGATGGACTCGACGAAAGCTTCGCGGCAGGTCGAGCAGCAGATCTTCCGGCCGTCAGGCAGCAGGCGCGTGGGCGATCCCATGCCGTTCTGGCGAACGCGTTCGTCCGTACAGACTGTCGCATGCTCCCGGCACAGCGCCGCGCCGCAGTGCCGGCAGAATGCGACGGCGGGGAAAGAACCCTGGCCGGCCGTTTCGTGTTCCCAGCAGTCCATCTGCCAACTCCTTGATTCGATGATAATCTATATAGAAAATCTACGCGACGCATCGATAGACGTCAATATCATCTGCGTCATCGATACGTCCGACATCAGCCTTAAGCCCTAGCCATCCGAGCGCCGATCTCGGCGACGGCGGGCTTGGCGGTGCGGGCCGCGCCGATGATGGTGGCGGAGGCGAATCCGGTCCAGTCGCCGTAGCCGAGCAGGTGCAGCCCGGGGTGGTCGATGCTTCGAGTGTCGTCGGTGGCGGGATGGCCGTGCTCGCGGGTCAGGCCGAGCCCGCTCAGGTGGCTGAGGTGTGGGCGGAAGCCGGTGCACCAGATGATCGCATCGCACTCGTGCTCTCGGCCGTCGTTCCAGGAGACTCCCGTCGGGCTGAGGTGGTCGAACATGGGCGAACGGTCCAGGACGCCGCGATCTCGTGCCGCCTGCACGGGAGGCACCATGACGATGTCTCCAAGTCCGGCCACACCGTCGTGGTTCCGGCCAGAGCGACGGGCTGCCTCGCGGGCGGTAGCGACGTCGAAGAGCACTCTGCCGTCGACATCGTCTGGCATGAATCGCGGTGGGTGCCGGGTGACCCACAGCGTCTCGGCCACCGTGGAGACCTCGGCGAGGATCTGCGCGGCGGAATTCCCTCCGCCGACGATCACGACCCGTTGGCCGGCGAACATGTCGGGCGAGTCGTAGGCGACGGTGTGCAGCTGCCTGCCGGAGAACGTGTCCTGACCGGGGAAGTACGGCAGGTAGGGGCTCTGCCACGTGCCGGTGGCACTGATCACCGAAGCGGCCTTCAGAGAGCCTGCGTCCGTGTCCACGGTCCAACGCTCATGCCCCCGGCGGACGCTGGTGACGCCGACCGACCGGCGCACAGGCAACTCGTAGCGCTCCTCGTATCGTTCGAGGTAGTCCACGACGTGGCCTGCGGTGGGGAACGTCTCGCCGGTCTGGGCGGGCATCGGCCATCCGGGCAGGGGGCTGTACTGGGCTGGGGAGAACATCCTGAGCGATTGCCAGCCGTGCTGCCAGGCCCCGCCCGGTCGTTCCTGTTCGTCGAGGATGACGAAGTCCAGGCCGGCGCGGCGGAGGAAATATCCTGCGGCGAGTCCGGCCTGGCCTCCTCCGATGACGACGACGTCACTCACGCCCGCGCCGGGTCCTGATCGAGCAGCTCTGCGGTGAGCGTCTCGATTCGAAACCTGATCTCGTCGCGGATCGGGCGTACCGCCTCGATGCCCTGGCCAGCGGGATCGTCGAGCTTCCAGTCCTCGTAGCGCTTGCCGGGGAAGTACGGGCAGGCGTCGCCGCAGCCCATCGTGATGACGACGTCGGAGTCCTGCACGGCCTCGGTGGTGAGGACCTTGGGTTCCTCGGCGGTGATGTCGATCCCCTCTTCGGCCATGGCCTCGACAGCGATCGGGTTGATCTGCTCGGCGGGCATGGATCCTGCTGAGCGGACCTCGATTTGATTCCCGGCGAGGTGGCGCAGCCAGCCGGCGGCCATCTGGGAGCGGCCGGCGTTGTGGACGCAGACGAACAGGACGGAGGGTGTTTGATCGTTCATGTCTGTGCTTCTCTCGTTCATTCGGTGGTGAAGGTGGCGAGGAGTTGGCTCACGCGTGAAGCGATGTCGTCGCGGATAGCGGCGAGTCCCTCCGGCGATGCCAGGGCCGGGTCGCCGACAGCCCAGTCTTCGTACCGGACTCCGGGGACGATGGGGCAGGCGTCGCCGCAGCCCATGGTCACCACGACATCGGCGGCGCGAATGGCGTCGTCGGTGAGCGGCTTGGGGAACGCCTCGTCGGCGGCTTCGCGGTCGATGTCGGCGACGAGGTCGCGCACGTGGGGGTGGATGCCCGCTGCTGGGGTCGAGCCGGCGGATCGGGCGACGACCCTGCCCCCGGACAGGCTGCGGGTCAGCGCCGCGGCCAGCTGGGAGCGACCTGCGTTGGCGACGCAGACAAACAGCACCTGAGGCGGTGCGGTTGCTCGGTTGCGGGTGAGGTCAGCCAGTCGCTGTCGGGCGAATCGCTCGCTCAGGGGCACCAGGTAGCGTGTGATCTTCGCCGACCGGGCCAGCGCCGTGTACGATTCCCGGACGATGCTGGTGACGGTCTCCCGCGGCAGCTGCGACGTCGCGTTGGCGAGGTCGGCGGCCAGACGCTCGATGTGCTCGTCCATGCTCTCCAGCTCCGCGCCGACCGTCGTCTCCGGTTCCACGCTGGGGGCAACGGCCGCCGGTGCGAACCCCTCGAGCAAGGCGGCGACAGCGGCACTTTTCCCTGGAGCGATGCTGTACCAGACCCAGGTCCCACGGCGCTCGGAATTGAGCAGCCCCACTGTCCGGAGGACCTTGAGATGGTGGGAGACGGTCGGCTGAGAGACGTCGGCGAGGTCGGCGAGATCACACACGCACGACTCTCCACGAGGATCGACAGCGATCGCCGAGAGCATCCGCAGACGCAATGGGTCGGCGAGGGCCTTGAGGGTGCCCGCGAGGGTCGCGGCAACCTCCTGACCGAGGGCTGTCGAGATCGGCGGCACCGGGGGCAGGCAGTCCTCATCGGGGGTGGCTGGCGTGAGCGCGATGTCGGTCATGACGTTCGTACCGCCTGGTTATAGGGATCGGTGCGGAACCACGCCTTGGCGGCCCAGAGGGAGACGTAGACGAGGCCGACGAGGACGGGCACCTCGATGAGCGGTCCGACGACGCCGGCCAGTGCTTGGCCGGAGGCCGCGCCGAAGGTGCCGATCGCGACGGCGATGGCGAGCTCGAAGTTGTTGCCCGCCGCAGTGAATGCCAGTGTCGTCGACCGTGCATAACCGAGGCCGATGCCTTTGCCCAGCAGCAGGCCGGCGAACCACATGACGGCGAAGTACACCAGTAGCGGCAGAGCGATCCGGACGACGTCCAGCGGCCGGCTCGTGATCTGCTCACCCTGGAGGGCGAACAGCAGTACCACAGTGAACAGCAGCCCGTACAAGGCCCAGGGTCCGACCTTAGGAACAAATTTCTCCTCGTACCAGTCCCGGCCCTTGCGCTTCTCACCGATCCACCGCGAGGCGAATCCCGCGACCAGGGGCACTCCGAGGAAGACGAGGACGTTGAGGGCAATCTGGCCCATCGACACCTCGAGCCCTTGTGTGTCCAGGCCGAGCCAGCTCGGCAGGACGCTGAGGTAGAACCAGCCGAGGACGGAGAACATGACGACCTGGAAGACCGAGTTGATCGCCACCAGCACCGCGGTCGCCTCGCGGTCGCCGCAGGCCAGGTCGTTCCAGATCACGACCATGGCGATGCAGCGGGCCAGACCGACGATGATGAGCCCGGTGCGGTACTCGGGAAGGTCGGGCAGGAGCAGCCAGGCCAGAGCGAACATGATCGCCGGTCCGGCAAGCCAATTGAGCACCAGAGAGGAGATAAGGAGCTTCTTGTCGCCGGTGACGGCGGCGACCTTGTCGTAGCGGACCTTGGCCAGGACCGGGTACATCATCACGAGAAGGCCGAGCGCGATCGGCACGGAGATCCCGCCGATCTCCATGTGCGACAACAGGTCCGAGATTCCAGGAATGAATCGTCCCAGGAGGAGGCCTGCGACCATCGCCAGCCCGATCCAGAGCGGCAGCCACTTATCCAGTGTTGACAGGCGCTTCGGGGCGTTCGTTGCGGTCTTTGTCGTCTCGGTGGTCATGCCAGCAGCTCCTCGATCTTCGATGCGATCAGCGGGCGCGGCTGCGCTCCGATGAGGACGTCCACCCGACTCCCGTCGCGATAGAACCCTAGAGTCGGGATCGACGTGACTCCGGCGGCGGTCACGACATCGGGATTCGCGTCGGCGTCGACCTTCACGATCTTCACCCGACCGGCGTACTCCTCGGAGAGCTCGTCGAGGATCGGTGCGACCTGCTTGCACGGTCCGCACCATGTCGCCCAGATGTCGACGACCACCGGCCGGTCGGAGTCGAGCACCTCCGCGTGGAAAGTTGAGTCTGTCACTGTCTTCGTAATCATGCGGAAACCTCCGTTGTTATGGTCTGAAGGGTCGCCGCGGGCGCAGCGGCGAGGAATTGTTGAGCGTCCAAAGCTGCTGCGCAGCCGGTGCCCGCTGCGGTGATTGCCTGCCGATAGCGGTGGTCGACGAGGTCGCCGGCCGCGAACACGCCAGGCAGATTCGTCTCCGTGCCAGGATGCGCAACCCGCACATATCCATTGGGGTCGAGATCGATCTGTCCGACCAGCAGCTCCGATCGCGGGTCATGGCCGATCGCGACGAAGGCACCAGCCACGGGCAGCACCCGCTCGGCCCCGGACACCACGTCGCGCAGCCGCAGCCCCTCGACCTGGGGGTCGCCGATGACCTCGGCGACCTCGCTGTTCCAGGCCACCTCGATTCGCCTATCGCTCAGAGCGCGCTCGGCCATGATCCTCGAGGCCCGGAATTCGTCACGGCGATGCACGATCGTGACTTTCGAGGCGAATCGGGTGAGGAACAGTGCTTCCTCCATAGCCGAGTCACCGCCGCCGATGACTGCGATCTCCTTCTTCCGGAAGAAAAACCCGTCACAGGTCGCGCACCACGACAGGCCGTGCCCGGACAGTCGTTCCTCCTCGGGTAGTCCGAGCCTGCGGTAGGCCGAACCCATGGCAAGGATGACTGCCGGCGTGTGGAAGATCTCACCGGAGCCCGTCTCGATGGTCTTGATTGGGCCGTCCAAGTTTAGGCGGAGGGCGTCGTCGAGGACGATGCGTGCGCCGAATCGTTCGGCCTGTCCGCGCATTGCTTCCATCAGCTCTGGCCCCTGGATGCCGGCGGTGAAGCCAGGGAAGTTCTCTACCTCCGTCGTCGTCATCAGTGCCCCACCAGCAGAGACCGACCCGGCGACTACTACCGGAGCCAGACCCGCCCGCGCCGCGTATACCGCGGCCGTGTACCCCGCCGGGCCGGACCCGACGATCACTATTTCTTGATTCGACATGCTTCTATATTGACTGATGTCGATTCAGAACGCAAGGCACGTGAGCTCAGTGCAGCGGGGGTCACTCGATGGGCGGTCGACTGGGCCCGAAGGATGCCCGAAGTTGGGCCCGTGCTCGGCAACGGCCACGACCAGTTGACGGGCCGACCGGTACTCGGTCGGACGCGACGGGTGCGCCCGACGATCTGGCGATCTCGGATGTGCGTGGCTCGCACGTCAGCTGCCTTCCGACTGCCCAGATGTTCGCCTCCTAGTCATCTCCTTCTCGGGACTTCTTGAGGCGCGAAAATGGAGATCGTCCAGCGAGAGCCTAGAAGTCTAGAGTGTGAGTGGCGTAACGACATAGAGCGAAACCGGATCGGTGAGACTGATACCTGCGGGCGATTGATCGAATGGGATGCCTGCTGCAGTGCGACGGACGGCTGGGCAAGCCCCCCTCTATCTCGCCAGGGTCCATTCCGGGTCGGCTACTGGCCAATGCCCAACTACCGCAAACGAACCACGTCGACGGTGTTGCACCAGCGGCAGCGAAGAAGTCCCATGCCCTTCCTGGGGATGCCCCTGACCTGGCGATTTGCCCCGTCAGTAGGGTGAACTCAGGTGTTCAACTACCGTGCACATCGGAGAAGCGTGTCTCAGTACGTGCTGCGGCAACTTGCCGGTAGTTGAGCCGATCGGCTCAGACACGAGACGATCTGGACGCTGACGCGGACGGCCGCATGTAGCTCCAGCCTCTCACGCATGCGCCCCGTCAGGCTTCGGCCCGGCAGGGCGCATGCGTCTTCTGTATATGGCTCAGTCGAGGTGTAGACGTCAGGACGGGTCATCGGCCCAGTCTTGAGGGATTCCCATGCCGCGCAGGTTCACCGGGAGTCGGGAATCGATCAGTCCGTGGAGCCGTCGCGACCAGCCGCTACTGGGGGAGATCGTCTCCAGAGCCGTCTGCAGGGATACGAGGAGGGGTAGAGCCACTTCCTCGATTTCTCCGGCAGCGCATCGTCTCCCTCGAGCCAGGACACGGTGGGCGAGGTGGTCAACGAGTTCGTCCAGCGCCATGGGCGGCTTGTCGTAGTGAAGGGTCCCCCGCGGACGAGGTGGGCGAGTCGAGCGTCGTGGCGAGTCATTGGCCCACCTCGTGGACATGGGCAGAGAAAATCCCCCAAGTGCGCATCTCGGAGAGGCGTGGGGGATGTAGTGATTTCAGTCTAGCACGGGCTGGCCCGGTCCGAACTACGATCTATGAGGCGCAGATCGGTTCGCATGGCGCGTTGATCGTGATTGTGCTCAATCGAAGGGTTGTGACGAGGCCGAGTCTTATAGACATCAGTTCCGCAACGGCGGTGTACTCCCCGCGATTAGAATTAGCCCCGCCTTGCAGCGGGCTGATCGTGATGGCACGACCATAGCGCGAAGAGGAGGTGACAGATCGTTCGTCCCGACTCCGGGTGGTGAGGACGGTCGCACTTCTGACACCGAGTGACTTTGACGTACAGCGAACGGAGAGGTTGCGGGGCGACAGCTCGACGGCACAGGCGCGGTGGATGCTTCTGTCGTGAGGCTAGGGAAGCCAGGTTGTGCCCGCAGAAGTGCTCTCCAGACTCTTGAAGTAGTTGAGTAGCCCCGGGATCGCGGGATGTGCGTTGTCCTTGCGGTACACGAGCGAGTAGGGGTAGATCGGAGCTGGATCCCTCAGCGGGATTCGGCGAAGGTCGAAATGCGTCGGCCAGAGGTAGCGATCCCTGTCGCCCACGAACGTCATCAGGGACTTCGAGTCAGCGATCTCCTCGAGCAAGGCCTCGTCGCCGAAATGCGGGCCAACGCCATCGATACTGAGATCGAAATCGGCAGCGAGCCTGTCGTAGTAGTGAGCCCATTCGGTTCCTGGCAGGATCCCTGGGATCCAGATGCGATGGGCCCGCAGGTCATGAGGTGCCAGCGACTTGGCGGAGGCAAGCGGATGATGTGGGCCGACGAGTACCTCCATTCGTGATTCGAAGACCCGGGGTGCAACGATGTCAGTCCACTGGTCCGGCGATTCGTGCAGGACCGCGCGGAAAGAGGCATCGATGGTGCCTGCGCGAATCGCGTCGATCGCGTGGATGACGCTGGCCGTGCCAAGGGTTACGACGTCGAGCAACATGTGGGGGTTGCTCCGGTGGAACTCGCGCATCAGCACTGAGGGCGCGATCCTTCGGTGGAGGACGTCGACCCGCAGCGCCCGACGTCCGGGATGGACCGAGTCGACAGCGCGTTCCGCAACCTGAACCAGCTCCCGAGCGTGCGGAAGGAACGCCTGTCCGTCGACGCTGAGCTGCGCTCCTCGCGGCGTGCGGGCGAAGACGCGGACTCCGAGCTCCGACTCCAGCCGGGAGACGCGCTTCGAGATCGCCTGTTGGGTGACCCCCAGCTCGGCCGCCGCCTCTTGGAACTGCCCGAACTCGGCGACGGCGAGGAACGTCTTCACTGTTTCCACATCCATGCCGCCACTCTACGGGGTACAACGTCTGGTTGTGGCGCACCGATGTCCACGTTGTTGGATGCACGTCTGTATGCACTGTTGAACTGGACCGGTCAACCACGCGTTGTTCGGAAGGACGCAGATGCCAACAGAAGAGTTTGTCCATCTCCACGTGCACAGCGAGTACTCCATGCTCGATGGGGCCGCCCACATCGGTCCGCTCGTGGACGAAGCCGCCCGTCAGGGCATGCCCGCGGTCGCCGTGACAGACCACGGGAACGTCTTCGGGGCGTTCGAGTTCTGGCGGACCGCGAAGGACGCTGGTATCAAGCCGATCATCGGGACCGAGGCGTATCTGACCCCAGGCACTCACCGCTCGGAGCGTACCCGTGTCCGCTGGGGTGACGGATCTCGAGACGACGTGTCGGGGGCCGGGGCGTACACGCACTTGACGATGCTCGCGGAGACGACCGGGGGCATGCACAACCTCTTCCGGCTCTCATCGTTGGCCTCGATGGAGGGGCAGTACTTCAA
The Brevibacterium marinum genome window above contains:
- the trxB gene encoding thioredoxin-disulfide reductase, whose amino-acid sequence is MSNQEIVIVGSGPAGYTAAVYAARAGLAPVVVAGSVSAGGALMTTTEVENFPGFTAGIQGPELMEAMRGQAERFGARIVLDDALRLNLDGPIKTIETGSGEIFHTPAVILAMGSAYRRLGLPEEERLSGHGLSWCATCDGFFFRKKEIAVIGGGDSAMEEALFLTRFASKVTIVHRRDEFRASRIMAERALSDRRIEVAWNSEVAEVIGDPQVEGLRLRDVVSGAERVLPVAGAFVAIGHDPRSELLVGQIDLDPNGYVRVAHPGTETNLPGVFAAGDLVDHRYRQAITAAGTGCAAALDAQQFLAAAPAATLQTITTEVSA
- a CDS encoding metalloregulator ArsR/SmtB family transcription factor produces the protein MTDIALTPATPDEDCLPPVPPISTALGQEVAATLAGTLKALADPLRLRMLSAIAVDPRGESCVCDLADLADVSQPTVSHHLKVLRTVGLLNSERRGTWVWYSIAPGKSAAVAALLEGFAPAAVAPSVEPETTVGAELESMDEHIERLAADLANATSQLPRETVTSIVRESYTALARSAKITRYLVPLSERFARQRLADLTRNRATAPPQVLFVCVANAGRSQLAAALTRSLSGGRVVARSAGSTPAAGIHPHVRDLVADIDREAADEAFPKPLTDDAIRAADVVVTMGCGDACPIVPGVRYEDWAVGDPALASPEGLAAIRDDIASRVSQLLATFTTE
- a CDS encoding ArsO family NAD(P)H-dependent flavin-containing monooxygenase, with translation MSDVVVIGGGQAGLAAGYFLRRAGLDFVILDEQERPGGAWQHGWQSLRMFSPAQYSPLPGWPMPAQTGETFPTAGHVVDYLERYEERYELPVRRSVGVTSVRRGHERWTVDTDAGSLKAASVISATGTWQSPYLPYFPGQDTFSGRQLHTVAYDSPDMFAGQRVVIVGGGNSAAQILAEVSTVAETLWVTRHPPRFMPDDVDGRVLFDVATAREAARRSGRNHDGVAGLGDIVMVPPVQAARDRGVLDRSPMFDHLSPTGVSWNDGREHECDAIIWCTGFRPHLSHLSGLGLTREHGHPATDDTRSIDHPGLHLLGYGDWTGFASATIIGAARTAKPAVAEIGARMARA
- a CDS encoding low molecular weight phosphatase family protein, with the protein product MIEKKPSVLFVCVKNAGKSQMAAALMRQVAGDSVRVHSAGTSPGTALNALSAASVAEVGASMADEHPKPIDPTMLQTADRVVVIGDEAVVEPVPGMAGTIETWTIDEPSARGIEGEERMRLVRDELAEKVRCLAAGLVKTSEP
- the arsB gene encoding ACR3 family arsenite efflux transporter, yielding MTTETTKTATNAPKRLSTLDKWLPLWIGLAMVAGLLLGRFIPGISDLLSHMEIGGISVPIALGLLVMMYPVLAKVRYDKVAAVTGDKKLLISSLVLNWLAGPAIMFALAWLLLPDLPEYRTGLIIVGLARCIAMVVIWNDLACGDREATAVLVAINSVFQVVMFSVLGWFYLSVLPSWLGLDTQGLEVSMGQIALNVLVFLGVPLVAGFASRWIGEKRKGRDWYEEKFVPKVGPWALYGLLFTVVLLFALQGEQITSRPLDVVRIALPLLVYFAVMWFAGLLLGKGIGLGYARSTTLAFTAAGNNFELAIAVAIGTFGAASGQALAGVVGPLIEVPVLVGLVYVSLWAAKAWFRTDPYNQAVRTS
- a CDS encoding LysR family transcriptional regulator; the encoded protein is MDVETVKTFLAVAEFGQFQEAAAELGVTQQAISKRVSRLESELGVRVFARTPRGAQLSVDGQAFLPHARELVQVAERAVDSVHPGRRALRVDVLHRRIAPSVLMREFHRSNPHMLLDVVTLGTASVIHAIDAIRAGTIDASFRAVLHESPDQWTDIVAPRVFESRMEVLVGPHHPLASAKSLAPHDLRAHRIWIPGILPGTEWAHYYDRLAADFDLSIDGVGPHFGDEALLEEIADSKSLMTFVGDRDRYLWPTHFDLRRIPLRDPAPIYPYSLVYRKDNAHPAIPGLLNYFKSLESTSAGTTWLP
- a CDS encoding heavy metal translocating P-type ATPase, giving the protein MSAACGCDEPETQTGEEAEEEQGRPWWRDAGIMVPVFSGVAFLTGLVLEWSGLEVPALVLFWIGLLLGASTFTPGAIRKLFKGKLSISLLMTISAIGAVILGYVEEAAALAFLYSIAEALEDKAMDRARGGLRALLKLVPETATIRQGGASVEVAAKDLAVRQFMLVRPGERIATDGIVRTGRSSLDTSAITGESIPVEVEPGDTVSAGAINTAGALEVETTAAGTDNSLTTIVDLVEKAQAEKGDRARLADRIARPLVPGVLILAVLVAVIGSLFGDPELWITRALVVLVAASPCALAISVPLTVVAAIGSASKFGVIIKSGAVFERFGVIRHVAVDKTGTLTRNEPAVNAVLTADGVTEAQALAWAAALEQHSTHPLASAITAAAPGTPVADAVTEQAGHGIEGTLDGARITVGSPRWLDAGSLGDRVAGLEEQGMTVVIVHRDGTAAAAIGVRDELRPEVPEVVRTLAGQGVEVTMLTGDNARTARALAAQAWIDDVRAELRPQDKASAIAELGEKNGSVAMIGDGINDAPALAAADIGIAMGATGSDAAIESADVAFTGHDLRLLPRAFDHARRGRHIINQNIVLSLLIITVLLPLALFGVLGLAAVVLVHEIAEVVVILNGLRAARARKEQIS
- the trxA gene encoding thioredoxin; this encodes MITKTVTDSTFHAEVLDSDRPVVVDIWATWCGPCKQVAPILDELSEEYAGRVKIVKVDADANPDVVTAAGVTSIPTLGFYRDGSRVDVLIGAQPRPLIASKIEELLA
- a CDS encoding arsenate reductase ArsC, with the translated sequence MNDQTPSVLFVCVHNAGRSQMAAGWLRHLAGNQIEVRSAGSMPAEQINPIAVEAMAEEGIDITAEEPKVLTTEAVQDSDVVITMGCGDACPYFPGKRYEDWKLDDPAGQGIEAVRPIRDEIRFRIETLTAELLDQDPARA